From the Burkholderia ubonensis genome, one window contains:
- a CDS encoding EAL domain-containing protein: MSSARSSHTPSTRPLRAPRKSRRRALFAIPLLGMLALALLWAVIVARMSVEKDSAYKEAAASAAILSSALEQHTVKAIHQVDQITRFVKFEFEKSPANFNLASTVEKGVVPSDTLIQVSLVNAKGILFANTAERHPQPIDLSDREHFKVHVNRNDDQLYISRPVLGRVSSHWTLQMTRRLNNPDGSFAGVVVVSEDPSYFTNDFYNNVAIGKEGVIAVVSDTGAVLARRTGLLNNAPGAFSASGVYPLAERVSGTIVDPIDNVTRIVSYRHLDGYPLAVMVGLSQAEEFADYNHTRNVYLLMTSFITLAMLAFFGVATGLIGKLLGREREMTQLAEYDLLTGLANRYATLRGLRNDVSMPSSLSRLGLLFIDLDNFKTVNDTLGHNAGDIVLQMTASRLADAVGDEGALSRIGGDEFVVVMKGDDVERRAVRLAEAIIRMFGEPFDVRGSSFVLHASIGIALHTVANESEIDLLKKADLAMYSAKDAGKNCYQFYAPHLSHRADHLMRWEQQLRVALAEGQLFLAYQPKIDLTHRHITGFEALARWDHPEHGIISANEFISIAESTGLIVPIGDFVIRTACEQIARWRDEGHDTLTLAINISPVQFWRGDLIETISRTLQETGIEAGRLELEITETAMMEYPELVSEKIVALKKLGIRIALDDFGTGYSSLSYLHRFSVDTLKVDRSFVQAIPNDRSVCVMVSSIVHLARSLGLTVVVEGTETEEQVAWLSALGEIEAQGFLFSRPVPADAIPALLARYGVRGGRAKIVPHRATGSTGA, encoded by the coding sequence ATGAGCTCCGCCCGGTCATCCCATACGCCGTCGACCCGACCGCTGCGCGCGCCGCGCAAGTCGCGCCGGCGGGCGCTGTTCGCGATCCCGCTGCTCGGGATGCTCGCGCTCGCGCTGCTGTGGGCGGTCATCGTCGCGCGGATGTCCGTCGAAAAGGACAGCGCGTACAAGGAAGCGGCGGCTTCCGCGGCGATCCTGTCGTCCGCGCTCGAGCAGCACACCGTCAAGGCGATCCACCAGGTCGACCAGATCACCCGCTTCGTCAAGTTCGAATTCGAGAAGTCGCCGGCGAACTTCAATCTCGCGAGCACCGTCGAGAAAGGCGTCGTGCCGAGCGACACGCTGATCCAGGTGTCGCTCGTCAACGCGAAGGGCATCCTGTTCGCGAACACCGCCGAACGTCATCCGCAGCCGATCGACCTGTCCGACCGCGAGCACTTCAAGGTGCACGTGAATCGCAACGACGACCAGCTCTACATCAGCAGGCCCGTGCTCGGCCGCGTGTCGAGCCACTGGACGCTGCAGATGACGCGCCGCCTGAACAATCCCGACGGCAGTTTCGCGGGCGTGGTGGTCGTGTCCGAGGATCCGAGCTACTTCACGAACGATTTCTACAACAACGTGGCGATCGGCAAGGAAGGCGTGATCGCGGTCGTCTCCGACACCGGCGCCGTGCTCGCGCGCCGCACCGGCCTGCTCAACAACGCGCCGGGCGCGTTCTCGGCATCGGGCGTATACCCGCTCGCCGAGCGGGTCTCGGGCACGATCGTCGATCCGATCGACAACGTGACGCGCATCGTGTCGTACCGCCATCTCGACGGCTATCCGCTCGCGGTGATGGTCGGCCTGTCGCAGGCCGAGGAATTCGCCGACTACAACCATACGCGCAACGTCTACCTGCTGATGACGAGCTTCATCACGCTCGCGATGCTCGCGTTCTTCGGCGTCGCGACGGGGCTCATCGGCAAGCTGCTCGGCCGCGAGCGCGAGATGACCCAGCTCGCCGAATACGACCTGCTCACCGGCCTCGCGAACCGCTACGCGACGCTGCGCGGGCTGCGCAACGACGTGTCGATGCCGTCGAGCCTGTCGCGGCTCGGCCTGCTGTTCATCGACCTCGACAATTTCAAGACGGTCAACGATACGCTCGGCCACAACGCCGGCGACATCGTGCTGCAGATGACGGCGTCGCGCCTCGCCGACGCGGTCGGCGACGAAGGCGCGCTGTCGCGCATCGGCGGCGACGAGTTCGTCGTCGTGATGAAGGGCGACGACGTCGAGCGGCGCGCGGTGCGGCTCGCCGAGGCGATCATCCGGATGTTCGGCGAACCGTTCGACGTGCGCGGCAGTTCGTTCGTGCTGCACGCGAGCATCGGCATCGCGCTGCACACGGTCGCGAACGAGAGCGAGATCGACCTGCTGAAGAAGGCCGACCTCGCGATGTACAGCGCGAAGGACGCGGGCAAGAACTGCTACCAGTTCTACGCGCCGCACCTGTCGCACCGCGCCGATCACCTGATGCGCTGGGAACAGCAGCTGCGCGTCGCGCTCGCCGAAGGGCAGCTGTTCCTCGCATACCAGCCGAAGATCGACCTCACCCACCGCCACATCACCGGCTTCGAGGCGCTCGCGCGCTGGGACCACCCGGAACACGGAATCATCTCCGCGAACGAATTCATCTCGATCGCCGAATCGACGGGCCTCATCGTGCCGATCGGCGATTTCGTGATCCGCACCGCGTGCGAGCAGATCGCGCGCTGGCGCGACGAAGGCCACGACACGCTGACGCTCGCCATCAACATTTCGCCGGTGCAGTTCTGGCGCGGCGACCTGATCGAGACGATCTCGCGCACGCTGCAGGAAACCGGCATCGAGGCCGGCCGCCTCGAACTCGAAATCACCGAGACCGCGATGATGGAATATCCGGAGCTCGTCTCCGAGAAGATCGTCGCGCTCAAGAAGCTCGGCATCCGCATCGCGCTCGACGATTTCGGCACCGGCTACTCGTCGCTGTCGTACCTGCACCGTTTTTCGGTCGACACGCTGAAGGTCGACCGCTCGTTCGTGCAGGCGATCCCGAACGACCGCAGCGTGTGCGTGATGGTGTCGTCGATCGTGCATCTCGCGCGCTCGCTCGGCCTGACGGTCGTCGTCGAAGGCACGGAGACCGAGGAGCAGGTCGCGTGGCTGTCTGCGCTCGGGGAGATCGAAGCGCAGGGGTTCCTGTTCTCGCGTCCGGTGCCGGCCGACGCGATTCCCGCGCTGCTCGCCCGCTACGGCGTGCGCGGCGGCCGCGCGAAAATCGTCCCGCATCGCGCGACGGGCAGCACCGGTGCCTGA